A part of Desulfomicrobium baculatum DSM 4028 genomic DNA contains:
- a CDS encoding PEP/pyruvate-binding domain-containing protein, which translates to MNLIQRVKNIFSPPAPTKEQDNEQEDLFRARYQAFRRLLSANNGALDFMTELEEAAQGHRHFGMHFVRSRATGATAKVYNIVENLLYLAPGKYLGLRDALRTIQDQIQQELTLKQTSRRQELVLDLDRITAHDVEDVGGKMANLGELRNTLQIPVPAGFAITAQAYMVFMQQSGLWDEINCLVLGHPMASHFGACTLPGHSDDDEDETENNGTDQPIALLEMCAKIRGMILAAEVPKELEEALLSAYDRLCAREGGQINVALRSSALGEDSAGASFAGQHRSLLNLDRDSLLEGYKEVVASKYSAHAMTYRYMLGIRDDDVLMCVGCLSMVTSKAGGVMYTSNPLNAADNRLQITSAWGMAKGVVDGTATSDRFLLEKGPPPRIVERSVPRKESALACSGTEGVCRVSVDPELVGLPTLDDAQIFELTAMASRIEAHYGTPQDIEWAYTPEGRLFLLQTRPLDIRQTQPAPELLPGAQPLIQDGQTASSGTAHGVVHIVKKDVDILVLPEKAILVCVEATPKWAAVLNRCQGVIAEQGSAAGHLANVAREFNVPALFGVHSATSILEAGQEITLDADNRAVYAGLQEALLDRNPARPNMMEGSPVFQTLLNVNRFITPLGLLDPDGIDFTPANCKTLHDITRFCHEKSVQEMFSFGRDHNFSPRSSKQLKTIVPMQWWIINLEDGFLTDTGDKMIPLDKISSVPMLALWRGIVAYPWEGPPCIDCKGFMSVLFQSATNRNLEPAMASQFSEKNYFMISKHFCNLQSRFGYHFTSVEALAGPRPRENYIRFQFKGGATDHQRKVRRARFVGEILDEFNFQTRVREDALFARLDDCDQEFIENHLEILGHILIHTRQLDMIMNREDVVQLYKKRILNQLHAMMDAKNTA; encoded by the coding sequence ATGAACCTGATCCAGCGCGTCAAGAACATCTTTTCCCCTCCAGCCCCGACCAAGGAGCAGGACAACGAGCAGGAAGACCTTTTCAGGGCCAGATACCAGGCCTTTCGCAGGCTCCTGTCCGCGAACAACGGCGCGCTGGACTTCATGACGGAACTGGAGGAGGCCGCCCAGGGGCATCGCCACTTCGGCATGCATTTCGTCAGATCCAGGGCCACGGGAGCCACGGCCAAAGTCTACAATATCGTGGAAAACCTGCTTTACCTCGCGCCTGGAAAATATCTGGGGCTGCGCGATGCCCTGCGCACCATACAGGACCAGATTCAACAGGAACTCACGCTCAAGCAGACAAGCCGCCGTCAGGAGCTTGTGCTCGACCTGGACCGGATAACCGCCCATGACGTGGAGGACGTCGGCGGCAAAATGGCCAATCTGGGTGAGCTGCGCAACACTCTGCAGATCCCCGTTCCTGCCGGATTCGCCATCACCGCGCAGGCCTACATGGTCTTCATGCAACAGAGCGGTCTTTGGGACGAGATCAACTGCCTCGTGCTTGGGCACCCCATGGCCTCGCACTTCGGGGCCTGCACCCTCCCCGGGCACTCCGACGATGACGAAGACGAGACGGAAAATAACGGCACCGACCAGCCCATCGCCCTTCTGGAGATGTGCGCCAAGATCCGAGGCATGATCCTCGCGGCCGAGGTGCCCAAAGAGCTGGAAGAGGCTCTCCTCTCCGCCTACGACCGCCTCTGCGCACGCGAAGGCGGGCAGATCAACGTGGCGCTGCGCTCAAGCGCCCTGGGCGAGGACAGCGCAGGCGCGTCCTTTGCCGGGCAACACCGCTCGCTGTTGAACCTGGACCGGGACAGCCTCCTGGAAGGCTACAAGGAGGTCGTGGCCAGCAAATATTCAGCCCACGCCATGACCTATCGCTACATGCTCGGCATCAGGGACGACGACGTGCTCATGTGCGTCGGATGCCTGAGCATGGTCACTTCGAAGGCGGGCGGGGTCATGTACACGTCCAACCCGCTCAACGCCGCGGACAACCGCCTCCAGATCACTTCGGCCTGGGGAATGGCCAAGGGCGTGGTCGACGGCACCGCCACTTCCGATCGGTTCCTGCTCGAAAAAGGCCCCCCGCCCCGCATCGTCGAACGATCCGTGCCGCGCAAGGAATCCGCCCTGGCCTGCTCCGGGACCGAAGGCGTTTGCAGGGTTTCCGTCGATCCGGAGCTGGTGGGATTGCCGACCCTGGACGATGCTCAGATTTTCGAACTCACGGCCATGGCCTCTCGCATCGAAGCCCATTACGGAACTCCCCAGGACATCGAGTGGGCCTACACTCCCGAAGGCCGCCTGTTCCTGCTGCAAACGCGCCCCCTGGACATTCGCCAGACCCAGCCTGCGCCGGAATTGCTGCCGGGCGCACAGCCCCTGATCCAGGACGGGCAGACGGCCAGCTCGGGCACAGCCCACGGAGTCGTGCATATCGTCAAGAAGGACGTGGACATTCTCGTGCTTCCGGAAAAGGCGATCCTGGTCTGTGTCGAGGCGACACCCAAATGGGCCGCCGTCCTGAACAGATGTCAGGGCGTCATCGCCGAACAGGGCAGCGCGGCCGGCCATCTGGCCAACGTGGCCCGCGAATTCAATGTGCCGGCGCTGTTCGGCGTTCACTCCGCAACAAGCATCCTTGAAGCCGGTCAGGAGATCACTCTCGACGCCGACAACAGGGCCGTTTACGCAGGATTGCAGGAAGCGTTGCTGGACCGGAACCCGGCGCGGCCGAACATGATGGAAGGCAGCCCGGTTTTTCAGACCCTGCTGAATGTCAATCGCTTCATCACGCCGCTGGGGCTTCTCGACCCCGACGGCATCGACTTCACTCCGGCCAACTGCAAGACGCTGCACGACATAACCCGCTTCTGCCATGAAAAATCCGTGCAGGAGATGTTCAGTTTCGGCCGCGACCACAATTTTTCTCCCAGGTCGAGCAAGCAGCTCAAGACCATCGTGCCCATGCAATGGTGGATCATCAATCTTGAGGACGGATTTCTCACTGATACCGGCGACAAAATGATCCCGCTGGACAAGATCTCCTCCGTCCCCATGCTTGCGCTCTGGCGAGGCATAGTGGCCTACCCCTGGGAAGGACCTCCCTGCATCGACTGCAAAGGCTTCATGTCGGTGCTTTTCCAGTCCGCGACGAACCGGAACCTGGAACCGGCCATGGCATCCCAGTTCTCGGAAAAAAACTATTTCATGATTTCGAAACACTTCTGTAATCTGCAGTCCAGGTTCGGGTATCACTTCACGTCCGTAGAAGCCCTGGCAGGGCCACGGCCGCGAGAGAACTACATCCGCTTTCAGTTCAAAGGCGGGGCCACGGACCACCAGCGCAAAGTCCGCAGAGCACGATTCGTCGGAGAAATACTTGACGAGTTCAATTTCCAAACACGGGTGCGGGAAGATGCGCTCTTCGCCCGACTGGACGACTGCGACCAGGAATTCATCGAAAATCATCTGGAGATCCTGGGCCACATCCTCATCCATACACGGCAGCTGGACATGATCATGAACAGGGAAGACGTGGTCCAACTCTACAAAAAACGCATCCTGAACCAGCTTCACGCTATGATGGATGCAAAAAACACGGCCTGA
- a CDS encoding PxxKW family cysteine-rich protein, whose translation MAVDFSNAVTTDEGVQVNGVVMHQIVEQCEGCERIKEFEGAKYCGTYPQPAAKWRLGICNFSTHTKTAPGKGKAKVNPLKASKRAAKGR comes from the coding sequence ATGGCAGTAGATTTCAGTAACGCCGTTACGACCGACGAAGGCGTTCAGGTCAACGGCGTTGTAATGCACCAGATTGTGGAACAGTGTGAAGGCTGCGAGCGGATCAAGGAATTCGAAGGCGCCAAGTACTGCGGCACCTATCCCCAGCCCGCCGCCAAGTGGAGACTGGGAATCTGCAATTTCTCGACCCACACCAAGACCGCGCCCGGCAAGGGCAAGGCCAAGGTCAACCCGCTCAAGGCATCCAAGCGCGCAGCCAAAGGCCGTTAG
- a CDS encoding M20 family metallo-hydrolase produces MLSTVLELLKNSREELLRLQTDLVAIPALGPTNAGQGEKAKVEYLAEYASRFAGVRTEMIKAPDDRVECGYRPSLIVRRPGKSPRTLWLIAHTDVVPTGDLSLWESDPFVLRQEGDLIYGRGVEDNHQGMVSALLLLRALETVAARTDLSLGILLAADEETGNTYGIEYIMTHHPQVFAPNDLIVIPDFGTPAGDAIEVAEKSVLWLRFTVQGRQCHASTPEAGVNSLVGASALILALDRLHTVFDACDPLFDPPMSTFAPTKMEANVPNVNTIPGQDVFHLDCRVLPSYPLEEIEQEIRLICDKVEAERGVRIAFAPVVREQAAPATPADCEAAERLTAVLEKTRGLAARAIGIGGGTVAAAFRKRGLPAVCWSTLMHTAHQPNEHASVTATLADARVFAHLLFEDQA; encoded by the coding sequence ATGCTCAGCACTGTACTTGAACTCCTGAAAAACAGCCGCGAGGAATTGCTGCGACTGCAGACGGACCTTGTGGCCATCCCCGCCCTCGGGCCGACCAACGCGGGTCAGGGCGAAAAGGCCAAGGTGGAATACCTGGCCGAGTATGCGAGCCGATTCGCAGGCGTCCGGACGGAAATGATCAAAGCTCCGGACGACAGGGTCGAGTGCGGCTACCGGCCCAGCCTGATCGTCAGGCGGCCGGGAAAAAGCCCGCGCACGCTGTGGCTCATCGCCCACACCGACGTCGTGCCCACCGGCGACCTGTCCCTGTGGGAAAGCGATCCGTTCGTGCTGCGCCAGGAGGGCGACCTCATCTATGGGCGGGGCGTGGAAGACAACCACCAGGGCATGGTCAGCGCGCTGCTCCTGCTGCGCGCCCTGGAAACGGTCGCAGCGCGGACTGACCTCTCGTTAGGCATCCTGCTCGCGGCCGACGAAGAGACGGGCAACACGTACGGCATCGAATACATCATGACCCATCACCCGCAGGTCTTCGCGCCAAATGACCTCATCGTCATCCCGGACTTCGGTACTCCGGCAGGGGATGCCATCGAGGTCGCTGAAAAAAGCGTGCTCTGGCTCAGATTCACGGTACAGGGCAGGCAATGCCACGCCTCGACCCCGGAGGCCGGAGTCAATTCCCTGGTCGGCGCTTCGGCGCTGATTCTGGCCCTGGACAGGCTGCACACGGTCTTCGACGCGTGCGATCCGCTTTTCGATCCGCCCATGTCCACCTTTGCGCCGACCAAGATGGAAGCCAACGTCCCCAACGTGAACACCATCCCGGGCCAGGACGTCTTTCATCTCGACTGCCGCGTGCTGCCCTCGTACCCGCTGGAAGAGATCGAGCAGGAGATACGCCTCATCTGCGACAAGGTGGAGGCCGAACGGGGCGTGCGCATCGCCTTTGCGCCCGTGGTCAGGGAGCAGGCCGCCCCGGCTACTCCTGCAGATTGCGAGGCCGCAGAACGACTGACCGCCGTCCTTGAAAAAACACGCGGGCTTGCGGCACGCGCAATCGGCATCGGCGGCGGCACGGTGGCGGCCGCGTTCCGCAAGCGAGGACTTCCCGCCGTGTGCTGGTCCACCCTCATGCATACGGCGCACCAGCCCAACGAACACGCGTCCGTGACGGCCACCCTCGCCGACGCACGGGTGTTTGCCCATCTCCTCTTCGAAGACCAGGCATAA
- the mnmG gene encoding tRNA uridine-5-carboxymethylaminomethyl(34) synthesis enzyme MnmG yields the protein MIIPTVPETFDIIVVGAGHAGCEAAMAAAHMGMQTLLLTINADRIGHLSCNPAIGGLAKGHMVKEIDALGGMMGKWADQAGIQFRILNTRKGPAVRSSRAQIDRAEYVKVVQQDIFTCPNLFVRQETAASLTVEDGRVTGVVTTLGETIPCRAALLTTGTFLQGLIHVGLNNFSGGRYGDPASSGLSPRLRELGFELGRLKTGTVPRLLKSSVDYSVMEEQAGDNPPRPFSFDSPGIRLQQLPCFVTYTTERTHEIIRTGFDRSPMFTGVIKGTGARYCPSIEDKIARFPEKDRHQIFVEPEGLTSHEVYPNGIPTSLPLDIQKALVASIPGLEKAQIIRPGYAIEYDYVPPTQLRPTLESKLVRGLYMAGQINGTSGYEEAAGQGLWAAINAVLALRGEPELILTRSQAYIAVLVDDLVTKGTLEPYRMFTSRAEHRLLLREDNADERLTAIGRDLGLVDDSRWQRFTRKQTAVNEIMAGMEALRVRPDAATRNLVEAMGGTIPQKAVSLKELLRQPELTIDMLTPLWPELENFDGEALEEAEIKTKYEGYLRRQQELVDRFEKMEQTTLPEDMNYTGIPGLSREVVEKLTRVQPRTLGQAGRISGITPAALSCLEIQLKKIGRL from the coding sequence ATGATCATCCCAACCGTGCCCGAAACATTCGACATCATTGTCGTGGGCGCCGGCCATGCCGGGTGCGAAGCGGCCATGGCGGCCGCGCACATGGGCATGCAGACGCTCCTCTTGACCATCAACGCCGACCGCATCGGACACCTGTCCTGCAATCCGGCCATCGGCGGCCTGGCCAAGGGCCACATGGTCAAGGAGATCGATGCTTTGGGCGGGATGATGGGCAAATGGGCCGATCAGGCCGGAATCCAGTTCCGCATACTGAACACCCGCAAGGGCCCGGCCGTGCGCTCCAGCCGCGCCCAGATCGACCGGGCCGAATACGTGAAGGTCGTGCAGCAGGACATCTTCACCTGCCCGAACCTCTTCGTGCGCCAGGAGACCGCCGCGTCGCTGACCGTGGAGGACGGACGCGTCACAGGCGTGGTCACCACCCTGGGCGAGACCATCCCCTGCCGGGCGGCGCTTTTGACCACGGGCACCTTCCTGCAGGGCCTCATTCATGTCGGCCTCAACAATTTCAGCGGCGGCCGCTACGGCGATCCGGCCAGCAGCGGCCTCTCGCCCCGGCTGCGCGAACTGGGCTTCGAACTGGGGCGCCTCAAGACCGGCACCGTGCCCCGGCTGCTCAAGTCATCCGTCGACTATTCGGTCATGGAGGAACAGGCCGGCGACAACCCGCCCCGGCCTTTCAGCTTTGACAGCCCCGGCATCAGGCTTCAGCAGCTGCCCTGCTTCGTGACCTACACCACGGAGCGCACCCACGAGATCATCCGCACCGGGTTCGACCGCTCGCCCATGTTCACCGGCGTCATCAAAGGCACCGGGGCGCGCTACTGCCCGTCCATCGAGGACAAGATCGCCCGCTTCCCGGAGAAGGATCGGCACCAGATCTTTGTCGAGCCCGAAGGCCTGACCAGCCACGAGGTCTACCCCAACGGCATCCCCACCAGCCTGCCGCTGGACATCCAAAAGGCTCTCGTCGCGTCCATCCCCGGCCTGGAAAAAGCCCAGATCATCCGGCCGGGCTATGCCATCGAATACGATTACGTCCCCCCGACGCAGCTCAGACCCACCCTGGAGAGCAAGCTCGTGCGCGGGCTGTACATGGCCGGGCAGATCAACGGCACCTCCGGCTATGAGGAAGCGGCCGGGCAGGGCCTGTGGGCGGCCATCAACGCGGTCCTCGCCCTGCGCGGCGAGCCGGAGCTGATCCTGACCCGCAGCCAGGCCTACATCGCAGTCCTCGTGGACGATCTGGTCACCAAAGGCACGCTCGAACCCTACCGCATGTTCACCTCCAGGGCCGAACACCGCCTTCTGCTGCGCGAGGACAACGCCGACGAGCGCCTGACCGCGATCGGCCGCGACCTGGGTCTGGTCGATGACAGCCGCTGGCAGCGATTCACCCGCAAACAGACCGCCGTGAATGAGATCATGGCCGGAATGGAAGCGCTGCGCGTGCGCCCCGATGCCGCGACCAGAAACCTGGTCGAGGCCATGGGCGGCACCATCCCGCAAAAGGCCGTCAGCCTCAAAGAGCTGCTGCGGCAGCCGGAGCTGACCATCGACATGCTCACGCCGCTGTGGCCGGAGCTTGAAAATTTTGACGGGGAAGCATTGGAAGAGGCAGAAATCAAGACCAAATACGAAGGCTATCTGCGGCGCCAGCAGGAATTGGTGGATCGTTTCGAGAAGATGGAGCAGACCACGCTGCCCGAAGACATGAACTATACGGGCATCCCCGGCCTCTCCCGCGAAGTCGTGGAAAAACTGACCCGCGTCCAGCCCCGCACCCTGGGCCAGGCCGGACGCATTTCCGGGATCACGCCCGCGGCTTTGTCCTGCCTGGAAATTCAGCTCAAAAAAATCGGCCGGCTCTGA
- a CDS encoding VOC family protein, with translation MQPRVSMITLGVADLERSKAFYRDGLGFPLMGEDPQVAFFTLNGTWLGLYGREALAEDATVSPEGGGFPGFALAHNVASEAEVDAVLAQAVAAGAELVKPGQKVFWGGYSGYFRDPDGFLWEVACNPFFWVGPPDTTAQG, from the coding sequence ATGCAGCCGCGCGTCAGCATGATCACACTTGGAGTGGCGGACCTCGAACGGTCCAAGGCGTTTTATCGGGACGGACTGGGTTTCCCGCTGATGGGCGAAGACCCGCAAGTTGCGTTTTTCACCTTGAACGGCACGTGGCTGGGGCTTTACGGGCGGGAAGCGCTGGCTGAGGATGCCACCGTATCGCCTGAGGGTGGAGGTTTTCCCGGATTTGCCCTGGCCCACAATGTTGCCAGCGAAGCCGAGGTCGATGCCGTGCTGGCCCAGGCCGTGGCTGCGGGCGCCGAACTGGTCAAGCCGGGGCAGAAGGTTTTCTGGGGTGGGTATTCCGGATATTTTCGCGATCCTGACGGATTTTTGTGGGAAGTGGCCTGCAACCCCTTTTTCTGGGTTGGGCCGCCCGATACCACCGCGCAGGGCTGA
- a CDS encoding 4Fe-4S binding protein, which yields MKQLVATRMDRCIGCHSCSLACARAVHKCLSWENAGIRILSSGGLSTGFLAKVCLACNPAPCAAACPTGSLKQRKGGGVIQQKKLCIQCGKCVAACPVDAIAQDRQGNPYVCIHCGNCVGFCPHDCLEMQEVEA from the coding sequence ATGAAACAACTCGTCGCGACCCGCATGGACCGATGCATCGGCTGCCATTCATGCTCCCTGGCCTGCGCCCGCGCGGTCCACAAATGCCTGTCCTGGGAAAATGCCGGCATCCGCATCCTGTCCTCCGGCGGCCTGTCCACCGGCTTTCTGGCCAAGGTCTGTCTGGCTTGCAACCCTGCCCCCTGCGCGGCGGCCTGCCCCACGGGCAGCCTCAAGCAGCGAAAAGGAGGCGGGGTCATCCAGCAGAAGAAGCTCTGCATCCAGTGCGGCAAATGCGTGGCCGCCTGCCCGGTGGACGCCATCGCCCAGGACCGCCAAGGCAATCCATATGTCTGCATCCATTGCGGCAACTGCGTGGGCTTCTGTCCTCACGACTGTCTGGAAATGCAGGAGGTGGAAGCATGA
- a CDS encoding aldehyde ferredoxin oxidoreductase N-terminal domain-containing protein: protein MISSTFKILEVNLSSGRSTIRSLPGVATYLGGSGLAAKLHLDYAKPELAWDDPLQPLIFCIGPLTGFFPLMSKTVCAFTSPLHGQYAESHAGGRSALALRFAGLDALVIIGRSERPMVLHLGANVIEFMDAGYLWGKDALTTGKLLRRILKGSGHRTIMRIGVAGENKSAMACINVDTYRHFGRLGGGAVMGAKNVKAIAIEGNGSQGLPEGKDYGALYDDIYRKLTDTDMMRKYHNLGTASNLEALNELKALPWRNLQATSDPGIEGITGERFADDTLLRNAACSGCPVGCIHIGFVREKFDKDNQYLYRQVGYDYEPIFATGSMLGLTHAPEVLTVMDEVEKAGLDVMSGGVALAWATEALEKGVVTAEQTGIELRFGDVQGYLKAVHLLAGAASEFWKLLAAGTMVAAKHYGGEDFACVLGQEMAGYATGEVFYVSQSLGLRHSHLDTGAYSYDQSNAPKDVDKALAFLLEDERERVVLTSMVACLFARKVYEPDTLRQCLTVLGGRELADNLDDAAASIQKLRWQARMAGGFDPMAVKIPKRFLEVTTWKGQADPEYLESLRLAYATAIIEMSKLPQ from the coding sequence ATGATCTCAAGCACCTTCAAAATACTGGAAGTGAACCTGTCCTCGGGCCGCTCCACCATCCGCAGCCTGCCCGGCGTCGCCACGTATCTCGGCGGATCGGGTCTGGCCGCGAAGCTTCATCTCGATTACGCCAAGCCCGAGCTGGCCTGGGATGATCCACTGCAACCCCTGATTTTTTGCATCGGCCCCCTGACTGGATTTTTTCCGCTCATGAGCAAGACCGTCTGCGCCTTCACATCGCCCCTGCACGGCCAGTACGCCGAGTCCCACGCCGGAGGCCGCAGCGCCCTGGCGCTGCGCTTTGCGGGCCTCGATGCACTGGTCATCATCGGCCGCTCCGAGCGTCCCATGGTCCTGCATCTGGGCGCCAATGTCATCGAGTTCATGGACGCGGGCTACTTGTGGGGCAAGGACGCCCTGACCACTGGCAAGCTGCTGCGACGTATCCTCAAGGGCTCCGGCCACCGGACCATCATGCGCATCGGCGTGGCTGGCGAGAACAAATCGGCCATGGCCTGCATCAACGTCGACACCTACCGCCATTTCGGCCGCCTCGGCGGCGGCGCGGTCATGGGCGCCAAGAACGTCAAGGCCATCGCCATCGAAGGCAACGGCTCCCAGGGCCTGCCCGAGGGCAAGGACTACGGCGCGCTGTACGACGACATCTACCGCAAACTCACCGACACGGACATGATGCGCAAGTACCACAACCTGGGCACGGCCTCGAATCTGGAGGCGCTCAATGAACTCAAAGCCCTGCCCTGGCGCAACCTGCAGGCCACCTCGGACCCGGGCATCGAGGGCATCACGGGCGAACGCTTCGCCGACGACACCTTGTTGCGCAATGCGGCCTGTTCGGGATGTCCGGTGGGATGCATCCATATCGGATTCGTGCGCGAGAAGTTCGACAAGGACAACCAGTACCTCTACAGGCAGGTCGGTTACGACTACGAGCCCATCTTCGCCACCGGCTCCATGCTCGGCCTGACCCATGCCCCGGAAGTGCTCACGGTCATGGACGAAGTGGAGAAGGCCGGACTCGACGTCATGAGCGGCGGCGTGGCGCTGGCCTGGGCCACGGAGGCGCTGGAAAAAGGAGTGGTCACGGCGGAACAGACCGGGATCGAACTGCGCTTCGGCGATGTCCAGGGGTATCTGAAAGCCGTGCACCTGCTAGCCGGGGCGGCCAGCGAGTTCTGGAAACTCCTCGCGGCCGGGACCATGGTCGCGGCCAAACATTACGGAGGCGAGGATTTCGCCTGTGTCCTGGGCCAGGAAATGGCCGGGTACGCCACGGGCGAGGTCTTCTACGTGTCCCAGTCCCTGGGCCTTCGGCACTCGCACCTGGACACCGGGGCCTACAGCTACGACCAGTCGAACGCGCCCAAGGACGTGGACAAGGCCCTGGCCTTTCTGCTGGAGGACGAGCGCGAGCGGGTGGTCCTGACCTCCATGGTGGCCTGCCTCTTCGCCCGCAAGGTCTATGAGCCGGACACGCTGCGCCAGTGCCTGACGGTGCTCGGCGGACGCGAACTGGCCGACAACCTTGACGACGCGGCGGCCTCCATCCAGAAACTGCGTTGGCAGGCCCGGATGGCGGGCGGCTTCGACCCCATGGCCGTGAAAATTCCCAAACGCTTTCTGGAGGTCACCACCTGGAAGGGTCAGGCTGACCCAGAATACCTTGAAAGCTTGCGCCTGGCCTATGCCACGGCCATCATCGAGATGAGCAAGCTCCCGCAATAG
- the thpR gene encoding RNA 2',3'-cyclic phosphodiesterase, whose translation MRLFIGIPLPGEYAQIIGRIQEAWKKRLTSKMSWVRPDLAHVTLKFLGEVDEDRVVAIVQAMREAARGSFEMQGGAGGFFPPKGAPRVIWVGLRQGREECAAYFEELDGGLAQAGFVAESKPFAAHLTVARVKAAMRSDDWSGLLVDLKRDWPAFTVSHVVLWQSILKSSGPEYRRVAEVGLEK comes from the coding sequence ATGCGTCTCTTCATAGGCATCCCCCTTCCCGGCGAGTACGCGCAAATCATTGGCAGGATTCAAGAGGCGTGGAAAAAGCGTCTGACTTCGAAGATGTCGTGGGTGCGGCCGGATCTGGCTCATGTGACGCTCAAGTTTCTGGGCGAAGTGGATGAGGATAGGGTTGTGGCCATTGTCCAGGCGATGCGGGAGGCGGCTCGGGGAAGTTTTGAGATGCAGGGGGGCGCGGGCGGTTTTTTTCCTCCCAAAGGCGCGCCGCGTGTGATCTGGGTCGGTTTGCGCCAGGGGCGCGAGGAGTGCGCGGCGTATTTTGAGGAACTTGATGGAGGATTGGCTCAGGCCGGGTTTGTGGCCGAGTCGAAACCCTTTGCCGCGCACCTGACCGTGGCCCGGGTCAAGGCCGCCATGCGAAGCGACGATTGGTCCGGTCTGCTCGTAGATTTGAAGAGGGATTGGCCTGCGTTCACGGTGAGTCATGTCGTGCTCTGGCAGAGCATCCTGAAGTCCTCCGGGCCGGAGTATCGAAGAGTGGCGGAAGTGGGACTGGAGAAATGA
- a CDS encoding leucyl aminopeptidase, whose protein sequence is MNIHVFRDGGELKDAVLLMFRFEGKGWDKADQDRARRVGLDPEISFSGKAGRTRLCSAAGGTCLLVGLGKADDLDLEGFRAAVGTAVRAAASQEIASLAVASDHLDRLELADDLTLECVVAARLASYRFVAFKSDPGEEDCPASLAVWSGEADMEAKVARALAVADGAALARDLVNTPANVATPEYLAGVARDLAEKFGFGVQVYGPEEIVGMGMGSFASVFRGSDTPARFIVLDSMPGSDAKPLVFVGKGVTFDTGGISLKPSAKMHEMKGDMAGAAAILGLFKTLGQAGGGGRRVVGLLPCTENVPGSRATKPGDVVTAMNGKTIEILNTDAEGRLILADALAYSERFEPEILVDLATLTGACLVALGTKVAAVFSTTAELDQRIRESGSRVGERFWPMPLWKEYGVPLKGEVADLKNIATREGGAIYAAMFLKNFVPEGVDWAHLDIAGPAWTDENASIFRPGGTGFGVRTLWELVDAYAGQEGETAF, encoded by the coding sequence GTGAATATACATGTATTTCGGGATGGTGGCGAGTTGAAAGATGCCGTGCTGCTCATGTTTCGTTTCGAAGGAAAGGGGTGGGACAAAGCGGATCAGGATCGCGCACGACGTGTCGGGCTTGATCCGGAGATTTCTTTTTCGGGCAAGGCCGGGCGGACCAGACTGTGCTCCGCAGCGGGCGGAACCTGCCTGCTGGTGGGCCTTGGCAAGGCGGACGATCTTGATCTGGAAGGATTTCGCGCTGCCGTGGGCACGGCTGTGCGGGCCGCGGCCAGCCAGGAGATTGCCTCCCTGGCGGTGGCTTCCGACCATCTGGATCGGCTGGAGCTGGCCGACGACCTGACGCTGGAATGCGTTGTGGCCGCGCGGCTGGCCAGTTATCGTTTCGTCGCCTTCAAATCCGACCCCGGCGAAGAGGACTGTCCTGCGAGCCTGGCGGTCTGGAGCGGCGAGGCGGACATGGAGGCAAAAGTGGCCCGGGCCCTGGCTGTGGCGGATGGAGCCGCCCTGGCCCGAGATCTGGTCAACACCCCGGCCAACGTGGCCACACCCGAATATCTGGCAGGGGTTGCCCGTGATCTGGCTGAAAAATTCGGGTTTGGCGTGCAGGTCTATGGCCCCGAGGAGATCGTGGGCATGGGCATGGGCTCCTTTGCCTCGGTTTTTCGCGGCAGCGACACCCCCGCCCGGTTCATCGTGCTCGATTCGATGCCGGGCAGCGATGCGAAGCCACTGGTCTTTGTGGGCAAGGGCGTGACCTTCGACACGGGCGGCATCTCGCTCAAGCCTTCCGCCAAGATGCATGAAATGAAAGGGGACATGGCCGGGGCCGCCGCCATCCTGGGGCTGTTCAAGACCCTGGGCCAGGCCGGGGGAGGAGGGCGGCGCGTCGTCGGGCTCTTGCCATGCACGGAGAACGTGCCGGGCAGCAGGGCCACCAAACCCGGCGACGTGGTCACGGCCATGAACGGCAAAACCATCGAGATCCTGAACACCGACGCCGAGGGCCGCCTCATCCTGGCCGACGCCCTGGCCTACAGCGAGCGCTTTGAGCCCGAGATCCTGGTCGATCTGGCCACCCTGACCGGGGCGTGCCTCGTGGCCCTGGGCACCAAGGTCGCCGCGGTTTTCTCCACCACGGCGGAGCTGGACCAGCGCATCCGCGAAAGCGGCAGCCGGGTGGGCGAAAGGTTCTGGCCCATGCCGCTGTGGAAGGAGTACGGCGTGCCGCTGAAGGGTGAAGTGGCGGATCTGAAGAACATCGCCACGCGCGAGGGCGGGGCGATCTATGCGGCCATGTTTTTGAAGAATTTCGTGCCCGAAGGAGTGGACTGGGCCCATCTGGACATAGCGGGGCCGGCCTGGACCGATGAGAATGCGTCCATCTTCAGACCCGGCGGGACCGGGTTCGGCGTGCGGACCCTGTGGGAGCTGGTTGACGCGTATGCCGGGCAGGAGGGGGAGACGGCGTTTTAA